In the Nocardioides marmotae genome, CGATGAGGCGCTTGTGCGTGCGCATCTCGAAGTGCTCGCGGGAGTCCTTGTACTTGTGGGGCGAGCGGATGACGACGAAGACGTTCTTCTCCGTCGGCAGCGGCACCGGGCCGGCCACGCGGGCGCCCGTGCGGGTCACCGTGTCAACGATCTTCCGCGCCGAGGTGTCGATCACCTCGTGGTCATAGGCCTTGAGCCTGATGCGGATCTTCTGTCCCGCCATAGGTCTCTCTCGTCCTTACTTCTCATCTGCCGCGTGCATGTCCCGGGACGTCCCCCGGTTTGGGTC is a window encoding:
- the rpsJ gene encoding 30S ribosomal protein S10, producing MAGQKIRIRLKAYDHEVIDTSARKIVDTVTRTGARVAGPVPLPTEKNVFVVIRSPHKYKDSREHFEMRTHKRLIDIIDPTPKTVDSLMRLDLPAGVDIEIKL